In Camelina sativa cultivar DH55 chromosome 16, Cs, whole genome shotgun sequence, a single window of DNA contains:
- the LOC104751571 gene encoding uncharacterized protein LOC104751571 isoform X2 has product MEFHRMKRKRLQALSKKHGIPANIKNTEMARRLAYIFEKETFTELIVLPDDSDEVDVVKDDLVVKKVRFSPENEVFEFTRSMKGKDVRTRSEGIDNVGESGIELRRSTRILDKGKTVVSGGVTQEECKGTELMALEQFEYEADISESEQDGFMVEKVGRRSTRIASKAGTLLPANRSKLLVDIDDKEDQLVKNNVKELVSMVQDTGNCHHRKDVQDDPKFEKVPRRSRRIGRDIDVQANTLEDQRRSTRLKARSTVVTSQKSELATNQTKELSIDCEVQTTEDYRMMKVQDASKVEMVPRRSKRGCNEISVLMDKQPVKAVKLDHLGVKKAPNQFKQREKRLSKLLVDDGQAQKGDKQPKKTFGNGSEDKKLLRSLTHTTLANTLGQAMSSSTKPCSVIDSEKDGASVDNLKKSNVIDEMQMDDSFENPIVVEENLVEKKTGETLEKKRDRSRQGNQTPRKLLDQYAHFEQEEADKSNVGSRGSSKRSETMNQICVKEKPQGMIENSTFPSDTKAAESVLITENVLDSTPDKAVESSQRKNTQELNSELTEDKREERLERDSVLIAAVKENEKEVSSCSVLLSDRLSPASMQYSVSNSKAELFAPTGHIFVKENASIVVEENTKTMDEILICTPMSELKEQTCLEAILENSAECWKEIHPSKADEKISLEKDVQAANLHGNVLEYNTVGCLSAGPAIGSSNTMKTVNQELVKDTQQGMTEEHSPSTSETKAAEPVTISKNDLDFALKVSGHSLERCTQDLDSELLEGEHEQKTFLMAVTKKGKGEASSLSKFLVERSEVNTRPDIRSTGCYLSVEETTSPAKAHLRMSHPKAKLGVPTSRIFDKDIVSTVITEENIKTKEDTLICTPRSELKEHSSISKLAKIEAECCKETHLSKDDEKGMEDSLSTSETKAAVSVMISENVLETTLESSIDISQRRNTQELHSELMEGECEEKHEQDTVLMASTKEKVESSSLSLFLMERSEVNNPAVELFVETTQPPTSVLLAVSNPEAELGDPTDHILVKDIASTVIAKEDINTKDEIFISTPTCELKEHNFVAKLAEEKAILEYSSECQNEIQSGEDGETGSLKKTIQAENLYGNFSGYNTKNSSLGECVNLEMLDEILEKSEQKSYFERGCKLNALELKRCSSTDITSHSLEENNVSKCFEEDNTEALSLPLPRNNDSSSSDELAIFTTPERKLMLMERSSERGKMRAADSVTQHNDEAVESHAIVFTTPKQVSTLGNAEIDEAGKEDEAEVSTGLQNDQPLANFEPNETGWQGINSAEKSCLFTSAERQLLYGGSEQKEAVIIGEIVGEEFHDVYVIPNVPVKHTFPENSELDEAAEGDVNKSVKLRVDSGIFTSAEKHFETDEGVKGDNITAKSHVVSDLLTAAEGHFLLMGVSEPDEAEKSREKGMALAAESMTERNDEVGESHAVVFTTPKQVSTLGDAGIDEEHTSTIFPDEFDVKESIVLTSQVKQGDRSGMNEENRTVELQRDSGTCSLDAHTLLGNYVSGGGNNPMEFYEDYVVFTDQERYELAGSVGHDKARESEGKEVVQFYEKSEVSTGLHSAQPLAFSELSETGRQGINSSDKSGLFTSVERQLLYGASEQKEAVKTGEKAGAEYHDGFDVPENSELNEAAKGEENKYVEFRVASFTSAEKHLETDEGVKGDNITAMSHAVSDVLSAVEGQFLMGESEPDEAEKKYRENNDVDMLGESNTSFGPEMHMLFGESELDGTKNIRDYTATTCEESFAFTSPERRQLLVNFEPYSARKKEQKVVEDSVVQESLLAVQDFRENTIADSSSSIASKFVYINYSNAGIETAGAELMPKGSQAEDVAGHISHVDSLNLFDFETEEAESIMEAEINVSFSSYVALPAKGNSETIDEISHDLEVAGTCSMVSESGPSTDNQNQIHDALEELAITDINEADKLTKNIQKGLEGNFLLNSSGGSYVNVSGKTCILAGTEDEDEAAGPVATAFDKEMISREATPETRKEISEMQVRREPSLIYGTQVKPKRHDMKENAPNLKIVHNLNVTAPRTSKRQPLQDLGKN; this is encoded by the exons ATGGAATTTCACCGAATGAAAAGAAAACGTTTACAAGCGTTATCAAAGAAACACGGGATCCCTGCGAACATTAAGAATACCGAGATGGCGAGAAGACTCGCGTATATTTTCGAG AAGGAAACTTTTACGGAATTGATAGTTTTGCCAGATGATTCTGATGAAGTTGATGTTGTTAAAGATGATTTAGTTGTTAAGAAAGTAAGATTTAGTCCTGAGAACGAAGTTTTTGAATTCACTCGTTCTATGAAGGGGAAGGATGTTCGAACGCGTAGCGAAGGGATTGATAATGTTGGAGAAAGTGGAATTGAGCTACGGCGGTCAACGCGGATTCTGGATAAGGGGAAAACAGTTGTATCTGGTGGTGTTACTCAGGAAGAGTGTAAAGGAACCGAGTTGATGGCTTTGGAACAGTTTGAATATGAGGCTGATATCTCTGAGAGTGAACAAGATGGTTTCATGGTAGAAAAGGTTGGGAGACGGTCTACACGGATAGCATCCAAGGCAGGGACCTTGTTACCTGCTAATCGGTCAAAATTGCTTGTAGATATCGATGATAAAGAAGATCAGCTTGTCAAGAATAATGTGAAGGAGTTGGTATCTATGGTTCAGGATACAGGAAATTGCCATCATAGGAAGGATGTGCAAGATGATCCTAAATTTGAAAAGGTTCCTAGGCGATCTAGACGAATTGGGAGAGATATTGATGTGCAGGCTAATACCCTTGAGGATCAGAGAAGGTCAACAAGGCTCAAAGCTAGATCTACGGTGGTTACTAGTCAAAAAAGCGAGCTAGCCACTAATCAAACGAAGGAGCTTTCAATAGATTGTGAGGTTCAGACAACTGAAGATTACCGTATGATGAAAGTCCAGGATGCTTCTAAAGTTGAAATGGTTCCTCGGCGTTCAAAACGAGGTTGCAACGAAATTAGTGTACTGATGGATAAGCAGCCCGTTAAGGCTGTGAAGCTTGATCACCTTGGAGTAAAAAAGGCTCCAAATCAGTTTAAGCAACGTGAAAAGCGTCTCAGTAAACTTCTAGTAGATGATGGCCAAGCGCAAAAGGGTgataaacaaccaaagaaaactttTGGAAATGGTAGTGAGGATAAAAAGCTTCTACGAAGTTTGACGCACACTACATTAGCTAATACGCTAGGTCAAGCAATGAGTAGTTCAACGAAGCCTTGTTCAGTTATTGACAGTGAAAAAGATGGAGCTTCTGTTGATAATCTGAAGAAGTCAAATGTGATTGATGAAATGCAGATGGATGATTCATTTGAGAATCCAATAGTGGTTGAAGAGAATCTGGTTGAAAAGAAGACGGGGGAAACTCTTGAAAAGAAGAGGGATAGATCACGTCAGGGCAATCAAACGCCAAGAAAACTTTTGGATCAGTACGCTCATTTTGAGCAAGAAGAAGCAGACAAGAGTAATGTCGGATCTAGAGGCTCTTCCAAGAGGTCAGAGACAATGAATCAAATATGTGTTAAGGAGAAGCCACAAGGAATGATCGAGAACTCAACTTTTCCATCTGACACCAAAGCTGCAGAATCTGTTCTGATTACTGAGAATGTGTTGGATTCTACACCGGATAAAGCAGTTGAAAgttctcaaagaaaaaacactCAAGAGTTGAATTCTGAACTTACGGAAGATAAACGTGAAGAGAGACTTGAGCGAGACTCAGTTTTGATTGCTGCGGTTAAGGAGAACGAAAAGGAAGTATCATCATGCTCTGTACTTCTTAGCGATCGTTTATCACCTGCTTCAATGCAATATTCAGTAAGCAATTCTAAAGCTGAGCTATTCGCCCCTACTGGCCATATCTTTGTTAAAGAAAATGCTTCTATAGTTGTTGAGGAAAATACCAAAACCATGGACGAAATCCTTATTTGCACTCCTATGTCTGAGCTCAAGGAGCAGACCTGTCTAGAAG CAATCCTGGAAAATTCAGCTGAATGTTGGAAAGAGATTCACCCAAGCAAAGCTGACGAGAAAATATCCTTAGAGAAGGACGTACAAGCAGCAAATTTACATGGAAACGTTTTGGAATACAATACTGTCGGTTGTCTTAGTGCTGGACCTGCTATTGGCTCTTCCAACACTATGAAGACAGTGAATCAAGAATTGGTAAAAGATACGCAACAAGGAATGACTGAGGAGCACTCACCTTCTACATCTGAAACCAAAGCTGCAGAACCTGTTACGATTTCTAAGAACGATTTGGATTTTGCACTGAAAGTTTCCGGTCATTCACTGGAAAGATGCACGCAAGACTTGGATTCTGAACTTCTAGAAGGAGAACATGAGCAGAAAACATTTCTCATGGCTGTGACTAAGAAGGGTAAAGGGGAAGCATCATCACTGTCTAAGTTTCTTGTTGAGCGTTCAGAAGTGAACACACGCCCTGATATCCGCAGCACTGGTTGTTATCTATCTGTGGAAGAAACTACCTCTCCTGCTAAAGCACATTTACGAATGAGCCATCCAAAAGCCAAGCTAGGCGTGCCTACAAGCCGTATCTTTGACAAGGATATTGTTTCGACAGTTATCACCgaggaaaatattaaaaccaaGGAAGACACCCTTATTTGCACTCCTAGATCTGAGCTTAAGGAGCATAGCTCTATCTCTAAGTTAGCCAAAATTGAAG CTGAATGTTGTAAGGAGACTCACTTAAGCAAAGATGATGAGAAAGGAATGGAGGACTCACTTTCTACATCTGAAACCAAAGCTGCAGTTTCTGTTATGATTTCTGAGAATGTTTTAGAAACTACTCTGGAAAGCTCAATTGATATTtcacagagaagaaacactcaaGAGTTGCATTCTGAACTTATGGAAGGAGAATGTGAAGAGAAACATGAGCAAGACACAGTTCTGATGGCTTCAACTAAGGAAAAAGTGGAATCATCATCACTGTCTTTATTTCTTATGGAGCGCTCAGAAGTGAACAACCCTGCAGTCGAGCTTTTTGTAGAAACCACACAACCTCCTACTTCAGTACTGTTAGCAGTGAGCAACCCGGAAGCTGAGTTAGGCGATCCTACCGACCATATTCTTGTGAAGGATATTGCTTCAACAGTTATTGCCAAGGAAGATATCAACACCAAGGATGAAATCTTTATTTCCACTCCTACATGTGAGCTGAAGGAGCACAACTTTGTAGCTAAATTAGCAGAAGAAAAGG CAATCCTGGAATATTCATCTGAATGTCAGAACGAGATTCAATCAGGCGAAGATGGTGAGACAGGTTCCTTAAAGAAGACAATACAAGCAGAAAATCTTTATGGAAACTTTTCTGGATACAACACTAAGAATAGTTCTCTTGGTGAATGTGTAAATCTGGAGATGCTGGATGAGATTCTGGAGAAATCCGAGCAGAAAAGTTATTTTGAAAGAGGTTGCAAACTTAACGCGTTAGAGCTAAAAAGATGCTCGTCAACTGATATCACTTCTCATTCTCTTGAGGAAAATAACGTTTCAAAGTGTTTTGAGGAAGATAACACAGAAGCTCTGTCCCTACCTCTACCTAGAAACAACGATTCTAGTTCCTCTGATGAGTTAGCTATATTTACTACCCCAGAAAGGAAGTTGATGTTGATGGAACGAAGCAGTGAAAGGGGAAAGATGCGTGCAGCTGATTCAGTGACCCAACACAATGATGAAGCAGTAGAGTCTCATGCTATTGTTTTCACAACTCCTAAACAAGTTTCAACGCTGGGGAATGCTGAGATAGATGAGGCCGGAAAGGAAGACGAAGCTGAAGTATCCACTGGGCTACAGAATGATCAACCTTTAGCAAATTTTGAACCAAACGAAACAGGATGGCAAGGAATCAATAGTGCTGAGAAGTCATGTCTTTTTACAAGCGCGGAGAGACAACTATTGTACGGAGGATCTGAACAAAAGGAAGCAGTAATTATTGGAGAAATAGTGGGTGAAGAGTTTCATGACGTGTATGTTATTCCAAATGTTCCAGTTAAACATACCTTTCCAGAAAACTCAGAATTGGACGAAGCTGCAGAAGGTGATGTTAATAAGTCTGTTAAATTGCGAGTTGACTCTGGCATTTTCACTAGTGCCGAGAAACATTTTGAAACAGATGAAGGGGTAAAAGGAGACAATATAACTGCTAAGTCTCATGTTGTCTCTGATCTTCTCACTGCTGCCGAGGGCCACTTTCTTCTGATGGGAGTGTCTGAACCAGATGAAGCTGAAAAAAGCAGGGAAAAGGGAATGGCTCTTGCAGCTGAATCAATGACCGAACGAAACGATGAAGTAGGAGAGTCTCATGCTGTTGTTTTCACAACTCCTAAACAAGTTTCAACACTGGGGGATGCTGGGATAGATGAGGAGCATACATCTACCATCTTTCCTGATGAATTTGATGTCAAGGAATCAATAGTGCTGACAAGTCAGGTCAAACAAGGAGATCGATCTGGAATGAATGAAGAAAATAGGACTGTTGAGCTTCAACGTGATTCTGGCACTTGTAGCCTGGATGCACATACTCTCTTGGGAAATTATGTATCAGGTGGAGGGAACAACCCTATGGAGTTTTATGAAGATTATGTTGTTTTCACTGACCAGGAGAGATATGAGCTTGCTGGATCTGTTGGACATGATAAAGCTAGAGAAAGTGAAGGAAAAGAGGTTGTGCAGTTTTATGAGAAATCTGAAGTGTCCACTGGGCTACACAGTGCTCAACCTTTAGCATTTTCTGAACTAAGTGAAACAGGAAGGCAAGGAATCAATAGTTCTGACAAGTCAGGTCTTTTTACAAGCGTGGAGAGACAACTCCTGTACGGAGCATCTGAACAAAAGGAAGCAGTAAAGACTGGAGAAAAagcgggtgcagagtatcatGATGGGTTTGATGTTCCAGAAAACTCAGAATTGAACGAAGCTGCAAAAGGTGAAGAAAATAAGTATGTGGAATTTCGAGTTGCCTCTTTCACTAGTGCCGAGAAACATCTTGAAACAGATGAAGGGGTAAAAGGAGACAATATAACTGCTATGTCTCATGCTGTGTCTGATGTTCTCAGTGCTGTTGAAGGCCAGTTTCTTATGGGAGAGTCTGAACCAGATGAAGCtgaaaaaaaatacagagaaaaCAACGATGTGGATATGTTGGGTGAATCTAACACGTCCTTTGGCCCAGAGATGCACATGCTGTTTGGAGAATCTGAACTAGATGGAACAAAAAACATACGAGATTATACAGCTACCACTTGCGAAGAGTCTTTTGCTTTCACTTCTCCAGAGAGACGACAACTTTTAGTAAACTTTGAACCATACAGCGCTCgtaagaaagaacaaaaggtGGTGGAAGACAGTGTGGTTCAGGAAAGTCTTCTTGCAGTTCAAGATTTCAGAGAAAATACCATTGCTGACTCAAGCAGTAGTATCGCATCCAAATTTGTTTACATCAATTACTCTAATGCTGGGATAGAGACTGCAGGCGCAGAGTTAATGCCGAAAGGTTCTCAGGCAGAGGATGTTGCAGGTCATATTTCACATGTTGACTCGTTaaatctttttgattttgagactGAGGAAGCAGAGTCAATCATGGAAGCAGAAATAAATGTTTCCTTTAGCTCCTATGTTGCGTTACCAGCCAAAGGTAACTCGGAGACAATTGACGAAATTTCCCACGACCTTGAAGTTGCTGGAACATGTTCCATGGTGTCTG AATCTGGCCCTTCCACTGACAATCAGAATCAGATACATGATGCGCTGGAAGAATTGGCAATAACAG ACATTAATGAAGCAGATAAGCTAACAAAGAACATTCAAAAAGGCTTGGAGGGAAATTTCCTGTTGAATTCTTCAGGTGGCTCCTATGTCAATGTCTCTGGAAAGACATGCATCTTAGCTGGAACcgaggatgaagatgaagcagcTGGTCCTGTTGCTACTGCCTTTG ATAAGGAAATGATCAGCAGAGAAGCTACTCCTGAAACCAGAAAGGAGATATCCGAGATGCAAGTGAGAAGAGAACCAAGCTTGATTTACGGAACACAAGTGAAGCCTAAAAGACATGACATGAAAGAGAATGCACCAAACTTGAAGATTGTGCATAATCTTAACGTAACAGCTCCAAGAACATCAAAGAGACAGCCGCTCCAAGACTTGGGGAAGAACTAG